The following proteins come from a genomic window of Ferrovibrio sp. MS7:
- a CDS encoding proteasome-type protease, with translation MTYCVGLNLRDGIVMLADSRTNAGVDSIATFGKMHVWQKPGDRVLALCTAGNLSLSQSVVSLLNDGFTDAEGKQHDLMQAGRMFEAAGMVGAAIREVARRDGEGLKQEGIEPNLTMLLGGQIKGRPTQLYMLYYAGNFIRATEDTPFLQIGEAKYGKPILDRVIRPDTPLIEAAKCALISMDSTLRSNISVGLPLDLLILRKDDFKPALRRRIDADDPYFNDIRRRWGEGLRSVFATTPDPDWGL, from the coding sequence ATGACCTATTGTGTTGGGCTCAACCTGCGCGACGGAATCGTGATGCTGGCCGACAGCCGCACCAATGCCGGCGTCGACAGCATCGCCACCTTCGGCAAGATGCATGTATGGCAGAAGCCGGGCGACCGCGTGCTGGCGCTCTGCACCGCCGGCAACCTGTCGCTCAGCCAGTCGGTGGTGTCGCTGCTCAACGACGGTTTCACCGACGCGGAAGGCAAGCAGCATGATCTGATGCAGGCCGGCCGCATGTTCGAGGCCGCCGGCATGGTCGGCGCCGCGATCCGCGAAGTGGCGCGGCGCGATGGCGAGGGGCTGAAGCAGGAAGGCATCGAGCCGAACCTGACCATGCTGCTCGGTGGCCAGATCAAGGGCCGCCCGACCCAGCTCTACATGCTCTACTATGCCGGCAATTTCATCCGCGCCACCGAGGACACGCCGTTCCTGCAGATCGGCGAGGCGAAATACGGCAAGCCGATCCTCGACCGCGTCATCCGTCCGGACACGCCGCTGATCGAGGCAGCGAAATGCGCCCTGATCTCGATGGATTCGACGCTGCGCTCGAATATCTCGGTCGGCCTGCCGCTGGATCTGCTGATCCTGCGCAAGGATGATTTCAAGCCCGCCCTGCGCCGCCGCATCGATGCCGACGATCCCTATTTCAACGATATCCGCCGCCGCTGGGGCGAAGGCCTGCGCTCGGTCTTCGCCACCACGCCCGACCCGGATTGGGGCCTCTAA
- a CDS encoding phosphodiesterase: MLICQITDTHIKLPGKLAYKKVDTADMLRVCVAEVQKLNPQPDLIIMTGDLVDLGRPEEYAHLQEIIAPLTQPLYVVPGNHDARDPMREAFKAGGYFPASGFLQYAVEDWPLRLIGLDTIIPGKGGGEICAKRLAWLDKTLAEQPQRPTLVMMHHPPFETGIGHMDDIGLIGREGFADIVAKHPQIELILCGHLHRTIHARVGGRAVMTSPSPAHQVALDLRDDAPSRFRMEPPGFMLHRWRDGLLVSHVAPIGDYPGPFPFFDENGKLID, translated from the coding sequence ATGCTGATCTGCCAGATCACCGACACCCATATCAAGCTGCCGGGCAAGCTCGCCTACAAGAAGGTGGATACCGCCGACATGCTGCGGGTCTGCGTCGCGGAAGTGCAGAAGCTGAACCCGCAGCCGGACCTGATCATCATGACCGGTGACCTGGTGGATCTCGGCCGGCCAGAGGAATACGCCCATCTGCAGGAGATCATCGCGCCGTTGACGCAGCCGCTCTACGTGGTGCCGGGCAACCATGATGCGCGCGACCCGATGCGTGAGGCGTTCAAGGCCGGCGGCTATTTCCCGGCTTCCGGCTTTCTGCAATATGCCGTGGAGGACTGGCCGCTGCGGCTAATCGGGCTCGACACCATCATTCCAGGCAAAGGCGGCGGGGAAATCTGCGCCAAGCGGCTGGCCTGGCTCGACAAGACACTGGCCGAGCAGCCGCAGCGGCCGACCCTGGTGATGATGCATCACCCGCCGTTTGAGACCGGCATCGGCCATATGGACGATATCGGCCTGATCGGGCGCGAGGGTTTCGCTGATATTGTGGCCAAGCATCCCCAGATCGAACTGATCCTCTGTGGCCACCTGCATCGCACCATCCATGCCCGCGTCGGTGGCCGCGCCGTGATGACCAGCCCGAGCCCGGCGCATCAGGTGGCGCTCGACCTGCGCGACGACGCGCCGAGCCGTTTCCGCATGGAGCCGCCGGGCTTCATGCTGCACCGCTGGCGCGACGGCCTGCTGGTCAGCCATGTCGCCCCCATCGGCGACTATCCCGGCCCATTCCCGTTCTTCGACGAAAACGGCAAGCTGATTGATTGA
- a CDS encoding ABC transporter permease, which translates to MTDKRDTPILALLLLPAGVFFLAFFLLPLTRLFFIGGSGKLGYMAYAAILTDRNYFNSLIATLVLAAGTTAITLIISGIAGVFLQRNRFRGNATLVAMLTFPLAFPGVVIGFMVIMLAGRQGLIGDITLLLFGEKLVFAYSMAGLLMGYVYFSIPRTILTVMAAAEKLDPKLEEAARSLGASPWRVVLDVIVPGLKGAFLAAGAICFATAVGAFGTAFTLATRINVLPMVIYTEFTLEANMAMAAALSFVLGAVTWIVLAVARQIAGGTVAAAG; encoded by the coding sequence ATGACCGATAAACGCGACACCCCGATCCTTGCCCTGCTGCTGTTGCCGGCGGGCGTATTCTTTCTGGCCTTCTTCCTGCTGCCGCTGACGCGGCTTTTCTTCATTGGCGGCAGCGGCAAGCTTGGCTACATGGCCTATGCGGCGATCCTCACCGACAGGAATTACTTCAACAGCCTGATCGCCACCCTGGTGCTGGCCGCCGGCACCACGGCGATCACCCTGATCATCAGCGGCATTGCCGGCGTGTTCCTGCAGCGCAACCGCTTTCGCGGCAATGCCACCCTGGTGGCGATGCTGACCTTTCCGCTGGCCTTCCCTGGCGTGGTGATCGGCTTCATGGTGATCATGCTGGCCGGGCGCCAGGGCCTGATCGGCGATATCACGCTGCTGCTGTTCGGCGAGAAGCTGGTCTTCGCCTATTCCATGGCCGGGCTGTTGATGGGCTATGTCTATTTCTCGATTCCGCGCACCATTCTCACGGTGATGGCGGCGGCAGAAAAGCTCGATCCCAAGCTGGAAGAGGCGGCGCGCTCACTCGGCGCCTCGCCCTGGCGCGTGGTGCTGGATGTGATCGTGCCCGGCCTGAAGGGTGCCTTCCTAGCCGCCGGCGCAATCTGTTTCGCCACCGCCGTCGGCGCTTTCGGCACGGCCTTCACGCTCGCCACCCGCATCAATGTGCTGCCGATGGTGATCTATACCGAGTTCACCCTGGAGGCCAACATGGCAATGGCGGCGGCGCTGAGTTTTGTCTTGGGCGCCGTCACCTGGATCGTGCTGGCGGTCGCCCGCCAGATTGCCGGCGGCACTGTCGCGGCGGCGGGCTAG
- a CDS encoding ABC transporter permease, translated as MKRTPLFWLQLAFTLTVCAFLVVPVILSVLAGLTVNYQTGLSSGLTLRWVLEVWSGYRNTIFHSIALSLACLVITLLLGIPAAYVLAKRQNAFSRAIEELLVMPVAVPGLATALALIVMYGGAGGFRTSSAFILVGHVLFTLPFMVRSVLVVLMAIDLKTLEEGAASLGASFRQRFFHVVLPNCRGGILAGSLMVVTLSMGEFNMTWLLHTPLTKTLPVGLADAYASLRLEIGSAYTLVFFLMIVPLLIAMQAMGQAAKPRFQADEE; from the coding sequence ATGAAACGCACACCGCTGTTCTGGCTGCAGCTCGCCTTCACGCTCACCGTCTGCGCCTTCCTGGTGGTGCCGGTGATCCTTTCGGTACTGGCCGGCCTCACGGTGAATTACCAGACCGGCCTCTCCAGCGGACTCACGCTGCGCTGGGTGCTGGAAGTATGGTCCGGCTACCGCAACACCATTTTCCATTCCATCGCGCTGTCGCTGGCCTGCCTCGTGATCACGTTGCTGCTCGGCATTCCCGCCGCCTATGTGCTGGCGAAACGACAGAATGCCTTCAGCCGCGCCATCGAGGAATTGCTGGTGATGCCGGTGGCGGTGCCGGGCCTGGCTACTGCCTTGGCGCTGATCGTGATGTATGGCGGCGCTGGCGGTTTCCGCACCTCGTCGGCCTTCATCCTGGTCGGCCATGTGCTGTTCACGCTGCCGTTCATGGTGCGCTCGGTGCTGGTGGTGCTGATGGCGATTGACCTCAAGACGCTCGAGGAAGGCGCCGCCTCGCTCGGCGCCAGTTTCCGGCAACGCTTCTTCCATGTCGTGCTGCCGAATTGCCGGGGCGGCATTCTCGCCGGCTCGCTGATGGTGGTGACGCTGTCCATGGGCGAATTCAACATGACCTGGCTGCTGCACACGCCACTGACCAAGACTTTGCCCGTCGGCCTCGCCGATGCCTATGCGTCTTTGCGGCTCGAAATCGGCAGTGCCTATACCCTGGTCTTTTTCCTGATGATCGTGCCGCTGCTGATCGCCATGCAGGCGATGGGACAGGCGGCCAAGCCGCGCTTTCAGGCGGATGAGGAGTAA
- a CDS encoding ABC transporter ATP-binding protein yields MMQPVSIRLEQCSKTFPDGTKALEPLNLEIGAGQTVVFLGPSGCGKTTTLRIIAGLESPDAGGGVLFDGADVTPLPIEKRNVGMVFQSYALFPNMSVAENIGYGLRIRKTAPAAVKQRVAELLAMMRIEPLADRRIEQLSGGQRQRVALARALAAEPRALLLDEPLTALDAKLRDTLRLEIDSLLRRLGITAVYVTHDQAEAMALGDRIVVMDHGRVAQVGSPRDIYRQPATRFVAEFIGTMNRIRGRVESGGFRAAAGLVPWPNAPAQAAEAMFRPEDTHLAEGTEAHLEGSIDAAFFLGDRTRLFVAVGEDKPLVVETTQRRDFQRGERVGLRIDPQSLLAL; encoded by the coding sequence ATGATGCAGCCCGTCTCGATCCGCCTGGAGCAATGCTCCAAGACCTTTCCCGATGGCACCAAGGCGTTGGAGCCGCTGAACCTCGAAATCGGCGCCGGCCAGACGGTGGTGTTCCTCGGGCCTTCCGGTTGCGGCAAGACCACCACGTTGCGCATCATCGCCGGGCTGGAAAGCCCCGATGCCGGCGGCGGCGTGCTGTTCGATGGCGCCGACGTGACGCCGCTGCCGATCGAGAAGCGCAATGTCGGCATGGTGTTCCAGTCCTATGCGCTGTTTCCCAACATGAGCGTGGCAGAGAATATCGGTTACGGTCTGCGCATCCGCAAAACCGCGCCAGCAGCCGTGAAGCAGCGCGTCGCCGAACTGCTCGCCATGATGCGCATCGAGCCGCTGGCCGACCGCCGCATCGAGCAGCTTTCCGGCGGCCAGCGCCAGCGTGTTGCGCTGGCGCGTGCCTTGGCCGCCGAGCCGCGCGCCCTGCTGCTGGATGAACCGCTGACCGCGCTCGATGCCAAGCTGCGCGACACGTTGCGCCTTGAAATCGACAGCCTGCTGCGGCGCCTCGGCATCACGGCGGTGTATGTGACCCATGACCAGGCCGAGGCGATGGCGCTGGGTGACCGCATCGTGGTGATGGACCATGGCCGGGTGGCGCAAGTGGGCAGCCCGCGTGACATCTACCGCCAGCCGGCGACGCGTTTCGTTGCTGAATTCATCGGCACCATGAACCGCATCCGGGGCCGTGTGGAATCAGGCGGTTTCCGCGCCGCCGCCGGCCTGGTGCCCTGGCCGAATGCCCCGGCGCAGGCCGCCGAGGCGATGTTCCGGCCCGAGGACACCCATCTGGCGGAAGGTACTGAGGCGCATCTCGAAGGCAGCATCGACGCGGCGTTTTTCCTCGGCGACCGCACGCGGCTATTCGTGGCGGTGGGCGAGGACAAGCCTTTGGTGGTAGAGACGACGCAGCGGCGCGATTTCCAGCGCGGCGAGCGGGTGGGCCTGCGCATCGATCCGCAGAGCCTGCTGGCGCTGTAG